A region from the Haloarcula limicola genome encodes:
- a CDS encoding DUF5786 family protein, with product MSMGAYDDDEHERRERKNTEVDTSDDDDRTAYHGTVTYGDEESTEELLDQFKQINSE from the coding sequence ATGTCTATGGGAGCGTATGACGACGACGAACACGAACGCCGTGAGCGCAAGAACACCGAGGTCGACACGTCCGACGACGACGACCGGACAGCGTATCACGGGACCGTCACCTACGGCGACGAGGAGTCTACCGAGGAGCTACTCGACCAGTTCAAACAGATCAACTCCGAGTAG
- a CDS encoding YkgJ family cysteine cluster protein, translating into MEVDCEGCAGCCIDWRPLTDADIDHERRGPFEPLDDTYNLVPLAREEIRGFVEAGYGDALRPRLWRAEDDERSVALDGVDVAAIDGRPVFFVGLRKPPKAVGPFGTPPTWLRTCAFLDPTTLQCRVHGDDLYPETCATYPGENLAMDVETECERVESAYGGQRLLDDAPPDVTPLFGPAAVGERVFVHPEPDRVAGSVGRFRDDDLTPEDRAEFVAVAAASSPGTLAINDERYEQTLETVLTADSWTGRAIDRWTDAADELGEAAPDPAVAEEIEDDDGAPPTPGW; encoded by the coding sequence ATGGAGGTCGACTGCGAGGGCTGTGCGGGCTGTTGCATCGACTGGCGACCCCTCACCGACGCGGATATCGACCACGAGCGACGCGGCCCCTTCGAGCCGCTCGACGACACCTACAACCTCGTTCCGCTGGCCCGCGAGGAGATTCGGGGGTTCGTCGAAGCGGGCTATGGCGACGCGCTCCGACCGCGGCTGTGGCGGGCCGAAGACGACGAGCGCAGCGTCGCGCTCGATGGCGTGGACGTGGCGGCCATCGACGGCCGCCCGGTCTTCTTCGTCGGGTTGCGAAAGCCGCCGAAGGCCGTCGGGCCGTTCGGGACGCCGCCGACATGGCTCCGGACCTGCGCCTTCCTCGACCCGACGACGCTGCAGTGCCGCGTCCACGGCGACGACCTGTATCCCGAGACGTGCGCTACCTACCCCGGCGAGAACCTCGCGATGGACGTCGAGACGGAGTGCGAACGCGTCGAGTCGGCCTACGGCGGCCAGCGACTGCTCGACGACGCGCCGCCGGACGTGACGCCGCTGTTCGGCCCCGCCGCCGTGGGCGAGCGGGTGTTCGTCCACCCCGAGCCCGACCGCGTCGCGGGGTCGGTCGGTCGGTTCCGCGACGACGACCTGACGCCCGAGGACCGCGCGGAGTTCGTCGCCGTCGCCGCGGCGTCCAGTCCGGGGACGCTCGCCATCAACGACGAGCGATACGAACAGACGCTCGAAACGGTCCTGACCGCCGACTCGTGGACGGGCCGGGCCATCGACCGGTGGACCGATGCCGCCGACGAACTCGGGGAAGCGGCCCCCGACCCGGCTGTCGCCGAGGAGATCGAGGACGACGACGGCGCGCCGCCCACGCCGGGTTGGTAG
- a CDS encoding DUF7561 family protein — protein sequence MASQPCDGCGTSVSIAGGIANIWTQKARPTEGIVLELGDGTEHFLCYSCIDRLPDDHEVTAADVAALPEESP from the coding sequence ATGGCATCCCAGCCCTGCGACGGCTGTGGAACGAGCGTCTCGATCGCCGGCGGTATCGCCAACATCTGGACCCAGAAGGCCCGGCCCACCGAGGGGATCGTGCTGGAACTCGGCGACGGCACCGAGCACTTCCTCTGTTATTCCTGTATCGACCGCCTGCCCGACGACCACGAGGTCACCGCGGCGGACGTGGCGGCGCTCCCGGAGGAGTCGCCCTGA
- a CDS encoding ATP-dependent DNA helicase, translating to MYPARIHDEFPAPSYRGNQKAALSDIRAAFEGGNDVVLVRAPTGSGKSLLARAIAGCARTAGEAAPEQVVDAYYTTPQVSQLDDVAEDALLEDLCVIRGKNNYDCILPGETDTPVNQAPCVREREFDCQVKHRCPYFSDRAIASNRRIAAMTLAYFMQTAGSDVFGKRDVVVIDEAHGLGEWAEMYATIDLSPETIPMWNDLDIPNVGGLDDALSLAERVESLAERRVKELRGNAELGPEEVAERDSLNKLRSDLSWFQEDYRDPDSATTWVVDQADGEGAPVTVKPMNPERYLKHTVWERGEKFALLSATILNKDAFCANVGLDPDNVALVEVGHTFPVENRPLYDVTQGKMTYEHRDDTLPEVARSIVRIMARHPDEKGLIHCHSYAIQEQLEELLEDFGVGVRVRTHDKEGRDGALAAWKRSKNPDVFLSVKMEEALDLEGDLCRWQVLCKAPYPNTRDSRVARRLEDDQWGWYYRTALRTVIQGCGRVVRAPDDYGATYLADSSLLDLFERARHDMPDWFRQQVDRTSDPDLPPFAPDRALAGIDSGAKRRHDRSRSRSGGGSSSDHPLSDVWD from the coding sequence GTGTACCCGGCGCGGATCCACGACGAGTTTCCCGCCCCGAGCTATCGGGGGAACCAGAAGGCGGCGCTCTCGGACATTCGGGCGGCGTTCGAGGGCGGCAACGACGTCGTCCTCGTGCGCGCCCCGACCGGGAGCGGCAAGTCCCTGCTCGCTCGCGCCATCGCGGGCTGTGCCCGCACCGCGGGCGAGGCCGCGCCCGAACAGGTCGTCGACGCCTACTACACGACGCCGCAGGTCTCGCAACTCGACGACGTGGCCGAGGACGCCCTCCTAGAGGACCTCTGTGTCATCCGCGGGAAGAACAACTACGACTGCATCCTCCCCGGCGAGACGGACACGCCCGTGAATCAGGCCCCGTGCGTGCGCGAACGGGAGTTCGACTGTCAGGTCAAGCATCGGTGTCCGTACTTCTCGGACCGCGCCATCGCCTCGAACCGCCGCATCGCCGCGATGACGCTCGCCTATTTCATGCAGACCGCCGGCAGCGACGTGTTCGGGAAACGCGACGTCGTGGTCATCGATGAGGCCCACGGCCTGGGCGAGTGGGCGGAGATGTACGCCACCATCGACCTCTCTCCCGAGACCATTCCGATGTGGAACGACCTCGACATCCCGAACGTCGGCGGTCTCGACGACGCCCTCTCGCTGGCCGAGCGCGTCGAATCGCTGGCCGAGCGCCGCGTGAAGGAACTGCGTGGCAACGCCGAACTCGGCCCCGAGGAGGTGGCCGAACGCGACTCGCTGAACAAACTCCGAAGCGACCTCTCGTGGTTCCAGGAGGACTACCGCGACCCCGACAGCGCGACGACGTGGGTGGTCGACCAGGCCGACGGCGAGGGCGCGCCGGTGACGGTCAAGCCGATGAACCCCGAGCGCTACCTCAAGCACACCGTCTGGGAGCGGGGCGAGAAGTTCGCCCTGCTGTCGGCGACGATTCTCAACAAGGACGCCTTCTGTGCCAACGTCGGGCTCGACCCCGACAACGTCGCGCTCGTCGAGGTGGGCCACACCTTCCCGGTCGAGAACCGCCCGCTGTACGACGTGACACAGGGGAAGATGACCTACGAACACCGCGACGACACGCTCCCCGAGGTGGCCCGCTCCATCGTCCGCATCATGGCCCGCCACCCCGACGAGAAGGGCCTGATTCACTGCCACTCCTATGCGATTCAGGAGCAGTTGGAGGAACTGCTGGAGGACTTCGGCGTCGGCGTCCGCGTTCGTACCCACGACAAAGAGGGCCGAGACGGCGCGCTCGCCGCGTGGAAGCGCAGCAAGAACCCCGACGTGTTCCTCTCGGTGAAGATGGAGGAGGCCCTCGACTTGGAGGGCGACCTCTGTCGCTGGCAGGTGCTCTGTAAGGCCCCCTATCCCAACACCCGGGACTCGCGCGTCGCCCGTCGCCTCGAAGACGACCAGTGGGGCTGGTACTACCGGACGGCGCTCAGAACCGTGATCCAGGGCTGCGGTCGCGTCGTGCGTGCGCCCGACGACTACGGCGCGACGTATCTGGCGGACTCCTCGCTGCTTGACCTCTTCGAGCGCGCCCGCCACGACATGCCCGACTGGTTCCGCCAGCAGGTCGACCGGACGAGCGACCCCGACCTCCCGCCGTTCGCGCCCGACCGCGCGCTCGCGGGCATCGACTCCGGGGCGAAGCGCCGTCACGACCGCTCGCGCTCCCGGTCCGGGGGCGGGTCGTCGAGCGACCACCCGCTCTCGGACGTCTGGGATTAG
- a CDS encoding ferritin-like domain-containing protein translates to MSPNDDTTDRTRRAFLGTTATLGSIAIAGCASEGDPSVAAQSEMTETETGTEMGTETATDEDNAAPDVPILNYALTLEHLENAFYREGLETFSDDELSGADVLSGLNGQICSEVPEYLQTVGDHEAAHVKAISATVEKLGGTPVEEGEYDFGYETPSEFLAVAEALENTGVAAYAGAAPMVVNNEVLGAAAGIHSVEARHASFLNLVNGSSPFPEAVDEAKSMSEVLEIAGQFVTSEVDASVYELEDDRPAPQRKEEDDTSDVDVLNYALTLEHLENAFYREGLEAFSDDELMHADALSEFSDELKMLVPDHIETVGAHEAAHVSAISDTIQKLGGTPVEEATYDFGYETPSEFLAVAKALENTGVAAYKGAVDTVSNDDVFAAALGIHSVEARHAAFLNELNMTSPFPKAVDEPKSMSEVKEIAGQFIVES, encoded by the coding sequence ATGAGTCCGAACGACGACACCACTGACCGTACGCGGCGCGCATTCCTCGGAACCACTGCCACGCTCGGCTCGATCGCCATCGCCGGGTGTGCGAGCGAAGGCGACCCCTCGGTCGCTGCCCAGTCGGAGATGACGGAAACCGAGACGGGCACCGAGATGGGAACCGAGACGGCTACCGACGAGGACAACGCCGCGCCGGACGTCCCGATACTCAACTACGCGCTCACCCTCGAACACCTGGAGAACGCCTTCTACCGCGAGGGCCTGGAGACGTTCAGCGACGACGAGCTGAGCGGCGCGGACGTGCTCTCGGGCCTCAACGGACAGATCTGTAGCGAGGTGCCCGAGTACCTCCAGACCGTCGGCGACCACGAGGCCGCCCACGTGAAGGCGATCAGCGCGACCGTCGAGAAGCTCGGCGGGACGCCGGTCGAAGAGGGCGAGTACGACTTCGGCTACGAGACGCCCAGCGAGTTCCTCGCCGTCGCCGAGGCCTTAGAGAACACCGGCGTCGCCGCCTACGCCGGCGCGGCACCGATGGTCGTGAACAACGAGGTCCTCGGTGCGGCCGCGGGCATCCACAGCGTCGAGGCCCGCCACGCGTCGTTCCTGAACCTCGTCAACGGCTCCTCGCCGTTCCCCGAGGCCGTCGACGAGGCCAAGTCGATGAGCGAGGTCCTCGAGATCGCCGGGCAGTTCGTCACGAGCGAAGTGGACGCGAGCGTCTACGAACTCGAAGACGACCGGCCCGCACCGCAGCGAAAAGAGGAGGACGACACGAGCGACGTGGACGTCCTGAACTACGCGCTCACTCTCGAGCACCTGGAGAACGCCTTCTACCGTGAGGGCCTCGAGGCGTTCAGCGACGACGAACTGATGCACGCGGACGCGCTCTCGGAGTTCAGCGACGAGCTCAAGATGCTGGTGCCGGACCACATCGAGACCGTCGGCGCTCACGAAGCCGCACACGTCTCCGCGATCAGCGATACCATCCAGAAGCTCGGCGGGACGCCGGTCGAGGAGGCGACCTACGACTTCGGCTACGAGACGCCCAGCGAGTTCCTCGCCGTCGCCAAGGCCCTGGAGAACACCGGCGTCGCCGCCTACAAGGGCGCCGTCGACACGGTGTCGAACGACGACGTGTTCGCCGCGGCGCTCGGCATCCACAGCGTCGAGGCGCGACACGCCGCGTTCCTCAACGAACTCAACATGACGTCGCCGTTCCCCAAAGCCGTCGACGAGCCGAAGTCCATGTCGGAAGTCAAAGAGATCGCCGGGCAGTTCATCGTCGAGTCCTGA
- a CDS encoding amphi-Trp domain-containing protein — MAETTAHSEKRTRAETAEFLRALADELDGGSGRIRVPIGNKEVQLSPPETIDTESVVTERSRRLRKDVEQLALTFQWNPAKDTAESDSTATESDSTTTESDSAASTEPDEDDGREPGSEPTIEGESETGR, encoded by the coding sequence ATGGCTGAGACGACCGCACACAGCGAGAAGCGGACCCGAGCGGAAACCGCCGAGTTCCTGCGAGCGCTGGCCGACGAGTTGGACGGCGGCAGCGGGCGAATCCGCGTCCCCATCGGGAACAAGGAGGTCCAGCTCTCACCGCCGGAGACCATCGACACGGAGTCGGTGGTGACCGAGCGATCGCGGCGACTGCGCAAAGACGTCGAGCAGCTGGCGCTCACCTTCCAGTGGAACCCCGCGAAGGACACCGCCGAGTCCGATTCGACGGCGACCGAATCCGATTCGACGACGACCGAGTCCGATTCGGCGGCGTCGACCGAGCCCGACGAGGACGACGGTCGAGAGCCCGGCTCCGAGCCGACGATCGAGGGCGAATCGGAGACGGGCCGATGA
- a CDS encoding NAD(P)H-binding protein codes for MHVLVTGATGFVGGHLVPALRAAGHDVRALVRDPSAYDAPEGVEVVCGDLLEPESLDAALDGIDAAYYLVHSMRSGPDYVERDRRAATNFRAAADSAGLDRVVYLSGLGEDDELRSAHLRSRREVEYLLGEGRYDLTTLRAAIIIGTGSASFRLVRELAERLPVMFTPRWVRTDCHPIAIADVVEYLLGVLDDPATAGETYEIGGPEVLTYAEILRRTGEVMHGVEPRVVPIPILSPRLSAWSIGLVTDVPSTVARPLIDGLNTPVVATDDAIEGRISVSLTPFETAVERALAGTRPDAVRRAVAAAGDSR; via the coding sequence ATGCACGTGTTGGTGACCGGCGCGACGGGGTTCGTGGGGGGGCACCTCGTCCCCGCGCTCCGCGCCGCCGGCCACGACGTCCGCGCCCTCGTCAGGGACCCGTCGGCGTACGACGCGCCCGAGGGCGTCGAGGTGGTGTGCGGCGACCTGCTGGAACCGGAAAGTCTCGACGCCGCCCTCGACGGGATAGACGCAGCGTACTACCTCGTCCACTCCATGCGGTCCGGTCCCGACTACGTCGAGCGCGACCGGCGGGCCGCGACGAACTTCCGGGCCGCCGCCGATTCGGCGGGCCTCGACCGCGTCGTCTACCTCTCCGGCCTCGGCGAGGACGACGAGCTTCGGTCGGCGCACCTGCGTTCGCGCCGCGAGGTGGAGTACCTGCTCGGCGAGGGGCGCTACGACCTGACGACGCTTCGGGCGGCCATCATCATCGGGACCGGCAGCGCCAGTTTCCGCCTCGTCCGCGAACTGGCCGAGCGCCTCCCGGTGATGTTCACCCCGCGCTGGGTCCGGACCGACTGTCACCCGATCGCCATCGCGGACGTGGTCGAGTACCTCCTCGGCGTCCTCGATGACCCGGCGACGGCGGGGGAGACGTACGAGATCGGCGGGCCGGAGGTGTTGACCTACGCCGAGATACTTCGACGGACCGGCGAAGTGATGCACGGCGTCGAGCCGCGCGTCGTCCCGATTCCGATACTGAGTCCGCGCCTCTCCGCGTGGAGCATCGGGCTCGTGACGGACGTGCCCTCGACCGTCGCTCGGCCGCTCATCGACGGCCTGAACACGCCCGTCGTCGCGACCGACGACGCCATCGAAGGGCGTATCTCGGTCTCGCTGACGCCGTTCGAGACGGCCGTCGAGCGGGCGCTCGCCGGGACGCGGCCGGACGCCGTGAGGCGGGCGGTCGCCGCCGCCGGTGACTCCCGATGA
- a CDS encoding enoyl-CoA hydratase/isomerase family protein has translation MVRTTADGDVRVLTFDRPERRNALDREALEDLETAVADATEPVVYLRGAGAAFCAGADLDVVRGLDGDDAADFAALGQRVTTAIERYDGAVVAGVDGAARGGGVELALACDLRVATPEATFAETGVKLGLFGAWGGTARLPRVVGEGEALDLALSGRTIDAETALRMGLVSRVVEDPRSVANELAAVDTRALRTLKDRIRDDADRRTKEERERSAFARLVDRAEW, from the coding sequence ATGGTCCGGACGACGGCCGACGGGGACGTTCGCGTGCTGACCTTCGACCGGCCGGAGCGGCGCAACGCCCTCGACCGCGAGGCGCTCGAGGATCTGGAAACGGCGGTGGCGGACGCGACGGAACCGGTCGTCTACCTCCGCGGTGCCGGCGCGGCGTTCTGTGCCGGCGCTGACCTCGACGTGGTCCGCGGGCTCGACGGCGACGATGCAGCCGACTTCGCCGCGCTGGGACAGCGAGTGACGACGGCCATCGAGCGCTACGACGGCGCGGTCGTCGCCGGCGTCGACGGGGCGGCCCGCGGCGGCGGCGTCGAACTGGCGCTGGCCTGTGACCTCCGCGTCGCGACGCCCGAGGCGACGTTCGCCGAAACCGGCGTGAAACTGGGGCTGTTCGGCGCGTGGGGCGGCACCGCTCGCCTCCCGCGCGTCGTCGGCGAGGGCGAGGCCCTGGACCTCGCGCTGTCGGGGCGAACGATCGACGCCGAGACCGCGCTGCGAATGGGACTCGTCTCTCGCGTCGTCGAGGACCCCCGTTCGGTCGCCAACGAACTGGCCGCGGTCGATACCCGGGCTCTGCGGACGCTGAAAGACCGGATTCGCGACGACGCCGACCGGCGGACCAAAGAGGAGCGCGAACGGTCGGCGTTCGCGCGGTTGGTCGACCGGGCGGAGTGGTGA
- a CDS encoding DUF7114 family protein has product MEEVAAVRRASLAAVEDVEPERLRERIAARLDDASLSPGVLTLVSASAARERAVDPADGHADHAAGVQLIYEGLRLTRQLARDDPWTAGDRDDADLDILIADILVSRGFYLLARTEAAEAAVEVVRAFGHDQTVQQTTGESLDANLEADICELAAVTGVAAGGAAPTASLREYAAALADDGLPTSARLVGDDVLDALTTRIHPDQPPGDAEAAADH; this is encoded by the coding sequence ATGGAGGAAGTGGCGGCGGTCCGCCGAGCGTCGTTGGCGGCGGTCGAAGACGTCGAACCCGAACGTCTCCGCGAACGCATCGCTGCGCGCCTCGACGACGCCTCGCTCTCCCCCGGAGTGTTGACGCTCGTCAGCGCCAGCGCCGCCCGCGAGCGCGCCGTCGACCCCGCCGACGGCCACGCCGACCACGCCGCCGGCGTCCAGTTGATCTACGAGGGACTCCGGCTCACCCGCCAGCTCGCCCGCGACGACCCGTGGACCGCCGGCGACCGCGACGACGCCGACCTCGACATCCTCATCGCCGACATCCTCGTCTCTCGGGGCTTCTACCTCCTCGCCCGAACCGAGGCCGCCGAGGCCGCCGTCGAGGTCGTCCGCGCGTTCGGCCACGACCAGACCGTCCAGCAGACCACCGGCGAGTCGCTGGACGCCAATCTGGAGGCCGACATCTGCGAACTCGCCGCCGTCACCGGCGTCGCCGCCGGCGGCGCCGCACCGACGGCCTCCCTCCGGGAGTACGCCGCCGCGCTGGCCGACGACGGCCTACCGACGAGCGCCCGTCTCGTCGGCGACGACGTGCTCGACGCGCTGACGACCCGGATCCACCCCGACCAGCCGCCGGGCGACGCCGAGGCCGCCGCCGACCACTGA
- a CDS encoding DUF5784 family protein, whose product MAGPLRFRYSTDRWNADRVRRDLLSPLDDTFGAELNGPWFAPPEGWAARRLEMDNGDLALFCWNGDEAYWLGNTETPETLWRTEKYTFEESPDAVSEWGQRELLAQLEVEDPWLTEYDHLSRFFLPVFLSKDGRDSTRTFFRDHAGGFPDADREAGLAFYDDFLGTGVFDAHRYTMASKLGTSDGFDLSRMQATMGEFNAAKLLVDAGSEIEPEVELGSGHSVDFRVEDTLVEVTRPRPPARRQADTAIGALKASGDAKTRDQLAAHPGAVLVVDCSSFHDDEWRRVLGERPGVGYEPLVAFRYRPDGTVEGYSHGSVPFPLPF is encoded by the coding sequence GTGGCAGGCCCGCTCCGATTTCGCTACTCGACCGACCGCTGGAACGCCGACCGCGTTCGGCGTGACCTCCTCTCCCCGCTCGACGACACCTTCGGGGCCGAACTGAACGGTCCCTGGTTCGCGCCGCCCGAGGGATGGGCCGCCAGGCGGCTGGAGATGGACAACGGCGACCTCGCGCTGTTCTGCTGGAACGGCGACGAGGCCTACTGGCTCGGCAACACCGAGACGCCCGAGACGCTCTGGCGCACGGAGAAGTACACCTTCGAGGAGTCGCCCGACGCCGTCTCGGAGTGGGGCCAGCGCGAACTGCTCGCCCAGCTGGAGGTCGAGGACCCGTGGCTCACCGAGTACGACCACCTCTCGCGGTTCTTCCTCCCGGTCTTCCTCTCGAAGGACGGCCGCGACTCCACGCGGACCTTCTTCCGGGACCACGCCGGGGGGTTCCCCGACGCCGACCGCGAGGCAGGCCTCGCCTTCTACGACGACTTCCTCGGCACCGGCGTCTTCGACGCCCACCGCTACACGATGGCGAGCAAGCTCGGCACCAGCGACGGATTCGACCTCTCGCGGATGCAGGCGACGATGGGCGAGTTCAACGCCGCGAAACTGCTCGTCGACGCCGGCAGCGAGATCGAACCGGAGGTCGAACTCGGCTCGGGTCACTCCGTGGACTTCCGAGTCGAGGACACCCTCGTCGAAGTGACGCGCCCCCGGCCGCCCGCTCGTCGGCAGGCCGACACCGCCATCGGTGCGCTGAAGGCCTCCGGCGACGCCAAGACCCGCGACCAACTGGCCGCCCACCCCGGTGCGGTGCTCGTGGTCGACTGCTCGTCCTTCCACGACGACGAGTGGCGACGGGTCCTGGGCGAACGCCCCGGCGTCGGCTACGAACCGCTCGTCGCGTTCCGCTACCGTCCGGACGGCACCGTCGAGGGGTACTCACACGGCTCGGTGCCGTTCCCGCTCCCGTTCTGA
- a CDS encoding acyl-CoA thioesterase, producing MPAVADTHIVNRERVQPTHANNYESAHGGIVMKWMDEIGAMSAMRAAEESCVTAQMSRVDFERPIPIGDTARVESFAYATGRTSVRVRIEVAAENPRTGETEETTSAYATFVAVEDGKPVPVPELTVRGEKCEELRDRALAEEPDRE from the coding sequence ATGCCAGCCGTCGCCGACACGCACATCGTCAACCGCGAGCGCGTCCAGCCGACCCACGCGAACAACTACGAGAGCGCCCACGGGGGCATCGTGATGAAGTGGATGGACGAGATCGGCGCGATGTCGGCGATGCGCGCCGCCGAGGAGTCCTGCGTCACCGCTCAGATGTCCCGCGTCGACTTCGAGCGGCCCATCCCCATCGGCGACACCGCCCGCGTCGAGTCGTTCGCCTACGCCACCGGCCGGACGAGCGTCCGCGTCCGAATCGAGGTCGCCGCCGAGAACCCCCGGACCGGCGAGACGGAGGAGACCACCAGCGCCTACGCCACCTTCGTCGCCGTCGAGGACGGAAAGCCGGTGCCGGTCCCCGAACTGACGGTGAGAGGCGAGAAGTGCGAGGAGCTGCGCGACCGAGCGCTCGCCGAGGAGCCCGACCGGGAGTGA
- a CDS encoding DUF7530 family protein, producing the protein MSGESPPPEYGETWVYESIVKALPGIDIPTWAALAIQLVVFEVAVVAMAWYYDVWNAAVAATAVIFVATVGSIEMLRISTLVRRIDVPPTYSALLFSSNMEVVLSVLAYIAMLTHLFVFDPQVSETPLVTTLFGPEPPVLVVYLTLLILWDVCYRIGTGWWASITGLWRSLRFRFEPETARVFQRADVETWGFGVLQLVLLPFVLDQPVLLASLLAHVAAVTVVTAVSVTLLQVRSREPDATRS; encoded by the coding sequence ATGAGCGGCGAGAGCCCACCGCCCGAGTACGGCGAGACGTGGGTGTACGAGAGCATCGTCAAGGCGCTTCCGGGGATCGATATACCCACGTGGGCGGCGCTCGCCATCCAACTGGTCGTCTTCGAGGTGGCCGTCGTCGCGATGGCGTGGTACTACGACGTCTGGAACGCCGCCGTCGCCGCGACGGCGGTCATCTTCGTCGCCACCGTCGGGAGCATCGAGATGCTGCGTATCAGCACGCTCGTCCGCCGCATCGACGTGCCGCCGACGTACAGCGCGCTCCTGTTCTCCTCGAACATGGAGGTCGTGCTGTCGGTGCTCGCCTACATCGCCATGTTGACCCACCTGTTCGTCTTCGACCCGCAGGTGTCCGAGACGCCGCTCGTCACGACGCTGTTCGGCCCGGAGCCGCCGGTGTTGGTGGTGTATCTGACCTTGCTCATCCTCTGGGACGTCTGCTATCGCATCGGCACCGGGTGGTGGGCCAGCATCACCGGGCTCTGGCGGTCGCTGCGCTTTCGCTTCGAACCCGAGACGGCGCGGGTGTTCCAGCGCGCCGACGTCGAGACGTGGGGCTTCGGCGTCCTGCAGCTCGTCTTGCTCCCGTTCGTCTTAGACCAACCGGTCCTGCTGGCGTCGTTACTCGCACACGTCGCCGCGGTGACGGTCGTGACGGCCGTCTCCGTGACGCTGCTACAGGTCCGGTCGCGAGAACCCGACGCTACTCGGAGTTGA
- a CDS encoding cold-shock protein yields MANGKVDFFNDTGGYGFISTDDADEDVFFHMEDVGGPDLEEGEEIEFDIEQADKGPRATNVVRQ; encoded by the coding sequence ATGGCAAACGGTAAGGTTGACTTCTTCAACGACACTGGCGGCTACGGTTTCATCTCGACTGACGACGCGGACGAGGACGTGTTCTTCCACATGGAAGACGTCGGCGGCCCGGACTTAGAAGAGGGCGAGGAGATCGAATTCGACATCGAACAGGCCGACAAGGGCCCCCGCGCGACGAACGTCGTTCGGCAGTAA